Genomic DNA from Corallococcus macrosporus:
AAATCCGTTCGAGGAACTCACGGCATGCAAAGCACCGTCGCCGCGGGCGAGGCCCGCAAGGGGCATCCCCCGGGCCTGTATTTGTTGTTCGCCACCGAGATGTGGGAGCGCATGTCGTACTACGGCATGCGCGGCCTGCTGGTGCTCTTCCTCACCGACAAGGTGCGGGGCGGCTTTGGCTGGTCCACCGCGGATGCCCTGGGCCTCTACGGCACGTACACCGGCCTCGTGTACCTGACGCCGATTCTTGGCGGCTACATCGCGGACCGCTTCATCGGCCAGCGCAAGGCGGTGATGCTGGGCGGCGCGCTGATGGTGATTGGCCACCTGCTCTTGGCCCTACCCGGCATCTCCATCTTCTACGCGGGCCTGGGCTTCCTCATCATCGGCAACGGCTTCTTCAAGCCGAACATCTCCACCATGGTGGGCGGGCTGTACCCCGCGGGTGACGGCCGGCGCGACGGTGCCTTCACCATCTTCTACATGGGCATCAACCTGGGCGCGGTGCTGGGCAACTTCATCTGCGGCACGCTGGGTGAGCGCGTGGGCTGGCACTGGGGCTTCGGCTCCGCCGGCGTGGGCATGACGCTGGGCCTGATCATCTTCGTGGCGCTGGCGCACAAGTTCCTGGGCAACGTGGGCCTGGCGCCCGCGCCGCGCCCCACCGAGGCGCAGACGACGACGCCGGACGGCAAGCACCACGCCTTCTCCCGCGAGGAGTGGGACCGCATCATCGTCATCTTCATCATCGCGCTGTTCGTGGTCGCGTTCTGGACGGGCTTCGAGCAGGCCGGCGGCCTGATGAACCTCTACACGGACCAGAAGGTGGACCGCTCCATGTTCGGCTGGGAGGTCCCCACCACCTGGTTCCAGAACTTCAACTCCGTCTTCATCGTGACGCTGGCGCCGGTGTTCGCCGCGGTGTGGAGCTCGCTGGCGGCGAAGGGCAAGGACCTGAGCATCCCGGTGAAGATGTCCCTGGGGCTCATCTTCCTGTCCGTGGGCTTCGCGTTCATGCTGGGCGCCTCCAAGGAGAGCGCGGCGGACGGCAAGGCGGCGGCGTGGTGGGTCATCATGGCGTACCTCTTCCACACCATGGGCGAGCTGTGCCTGTCGCCGGTGGGCCTCTCCATGGTCAGCAAGGTGGCGCCCCAGCGCGTCACCTCCGCGATGATGGGCGTGTGGTTCCTGGCGAACGCGGTGGCCAACAAGCTGTCCGGCGTGCTGGGCGGCTACTCGGAGAAGATGGGTGAGTTCAGCGTGTTCCTCACCATCGTCATCGGCGCGGGCCTGGCGGGCGTCATCCTGCTGTTCCTCGCCCCCATGCTGAAGCGGATGATGCACGGCACGGACGAAGTGACGCCCGCGGCGACGCCCGCCCACCAGGAAGGCACCGTCCACCCGGCCACCTGAGCCGGAGGGGGCAGCCCCTTTCGAAGTCCGTACGCCGGAGCGCCCGCTGGGTGCTCCGGCGTTTTTCGTGGCGGCCATGCGGGCCCTGCACGCCCGCTTCCGCGTGAGTATCGATTCTGGAGCCCCATGCGGATCCAGATTGGAAAGAGCCACTCACCGGATTGCGCCACCGCCGCGCGGGAGGCGGGCCAGGAGGCGCTGCGGGGCGCGGTTGCCCCCACCTTCGCCCTCGTCCTGTGCACGGACCAGTACGACGCGGTGGCGCTGGCGTCCGCGGTCCGCGAGGAGCTGGGGGACATCCCCTGGGCCGGGTGCTGCGCGGCGGGCGTCTTCGCGGGAACCGAGCTGCTGCTCCAGGGGCTGGTCATCGCGCTCTTCATTGGCGACGACTTCCGCGTTGGCGTGGGGATGGGCGGGCCCGTCAGCGAGCGCCCGCGGGAGGCCGGGCGCGCGGCGGTGGCCGAGGCCGTGAGCAAGCTGCCTCCCAAGCCGTCCGGACACCGGCGTGCGCTCATCGTCCTGCCGGACGCGCTGAGCGGCAACTCGACGGAGGTCGTGCGCGGGGCCCAGCAGGAGGCGGGCGCGGGCATCCGCTGGGCGGGGGGCGGCGCGGGCAACAACCTCCGGTTCGTGAAGACGGCCCAGTTCGCGCAAGGCCACGCCTACCAGGACCGGGTGGTGGTGATTGCCTTCGACACCCGGGAGCCCCTGGGCGTGGGCATCCAGCACGGCTGGTATCCGTATGGGCCCCCCTCGCAGGTCACGAAGGCCCGGGGCGCGGTCGCCATCGAGCTCGACTACGAGAACGCCTTCGAGGTCTACCGGCGCACGGCCGCGAGCCGGGGCGACGCCCTGGACGTGCGCAGCTTCGTCCGCTTCGCGATGACCCACCCGCTGGGGATTCCCCAGGCCAATGGCGAGTTCGTGATCCGCGACCCCCTGTCCGTCGACTCCGACGGCTCGGTCCGCTTCATCGCCGAGATTCCGGACGGCTCCCTGGTCCGCGTCATGGAGGGCAAGCGCACGGATTTGCTCGGCGCCGCGGCCAGCGCCGCCACCCTGGCCCGGGAGGCCACCTCCGGCGCGCTGGGCGGCGCGATGGTGTTCGATTGTGTCTCCCGCTACCTGCTGCTGGAGGACGGCGTCCGAGACGAACTCTCCCGGTTCCAGGACGCGCTCGGCGCGGGCGTGCCGGTCGTGGGCTGTCTGACGCTGGGCGAGGTGGGGGCCATGGGGGGCGGGGTTCCCCAGTTCCACAACAAGACAGCGGTGGTGGTCGCGCTGCCGGGGTAAGGGGACGAGGTGGCGCATGGAGGACCACGGCGCGGACGCGGAGCACAAGCTCACCGAGGAGCGCCTCGCGCTGCTGAGCGTGCTCCAGGAGCTCACCGTCGCGGCGCTTGACCTCCTGGATCCGGACAAGCCCGCGGACGACTTCCTGGACCGCGTCGCGGAGCGGCTGGGCTGCGCGGTCGCGCTCTGGTTCCAGTCGGATCCGGGAGGGCAGGTGGGCCTGCTGGGCGCGAGCGGACTGTCCCCGGCCTCCCGCCAGCTCCCGATTCCACGGCTGCTGCCAAGGTACCCGCGCGAGCCCGGCCCCCTGCGCGTGGAGCTGCCCTATCCGGAGCTGGCTTCACCGGGGCTCGTGCGCTGGTCGGTGCCCATCGACGACGCCGGGCATGGCGCGGTGCCCCCCGTCAGCGTGCTGCTGCTGTACTTCGACCGCGAGCCGCGTCTGCCGCGCCAGTACCAGGGCATGGTGGAGCGGCTGGGCGGCGTGCTCCGCACCGCGCTCATCCACCGGCAGCTCTTCGCGCGGACCCTGGAGAGCGAGCGCGCGCTCCAGCACGAGCGGGACTTCAGCTCCACGGTCCTGGACACGGCCCGCGCCCTGGTCGTCGTCCTGGATCCGGAAGGCCGCATCGTCCGCTTCAACCGGGCGTGCCAGGAGGTGACGGGCTACTCCTTCGAGGAGCTGCGCGGTGACCGCTTCTGGACGCGGCTGCTGCCACCCGAGGAGGCGGGGATCGTGGAGCTGCACTTCGCCGTGCTCGCGGCGGGGCTGGGGCACGAGCAGTACGAGAACCACTGGCTGACCCGGAAGGGAGAGCGCCGCCTCATCTCCTGGTCCAGCAACGTCCTGCGGAACGTGTCGGGGACCATCGAGTACGTCATCGGCACCGGCATCGACATCACCGAGCACCGCCGGACCGAACAGGAGCGCGACCAGACCTTCCAGCGCGAGCAGCAGGCGCGCGCCCGGGCCGAGGAGCAGGAGGGGCGGTCCGCGCTCCTGGCGGAGGCCTCCGGGTTGCTCGACGGCTCGCTCGCACCCGAGGACGCGCTGCGCAGCGTGGCTGCGCTGACCGTCCGGCGGTTCGCGGACTGGTGCGCGGTGGAGGTCCTGGACGGGAGCCACTCCGCCCAGCGGCTCACCGAGGCCCGCTCCGAAGCGCTGCGCGCCAGTTCGTCCGCGCGGAGCGTCCGGGAGGGTCAGGACCTGGCCGAGTTCATCGACTTCCCGTCGCGCATCTCCGTGCCGCTGCTCGCGCGGGAGCATGCGCTCGGCACGCTCACCCTCGCGCGCCTGGAGGGCAGCGGACGGTATGTCCCGGCGGATGTCGCGCTCGCGCAGGAGCTGGCCCGCCGCGCGGCGATGGCCATGGACAACGCCCGGCTCTATCAGCAGGCCCAGCTGGCCATCGGCCTGCGGGACGAGTTCCTCTCCATCGCCTCGCACGAGCTGAAGACGCCGGTCACGTCCCTCCAGTTGTCGGTGCAGGGGCTGATGCGCCTGGCCCGGACGGGCGCGCTGCGGACCTCACCGGTGGAGACGGTGACCCACGCGCTGGAGGTCATCGAGCGGCAGGCGAAGCGGATGGCGAAGCTCGTCAACACGCTGCTGGACGTCTCGCGCATCCACGCCGGGCGGCTGGAGCTGGAGTTCGAGGAGGTGGACCTCGCCGCGCTGGTCCGGGACGTCGCGGCGCGCTTCGCCCCGGAGCTGGCCACGTCGGGGACCCGGCTCCAGGTCCACGCCGACACGGCGGTGCCGGGCATGTGGGACCGGTCGCGGTTGGATCAGATCGTCACCAACCTGCTCTCGAACGCCATCAAGTACGGGGAGGGAAGGCCCATCGCGCTCCGCGTGGAGGGGGACGCGGAGATGGCGCGGCTGGAGGTGCGGGACCAGGGCATCGGCATCCCGGCGGAGCGGCAGGTGCGCATCTTCCGGGCCTTCGAGCGCGCCGTGTCCTCGCGCCACTACGGAGGCCTGGGCCTGGGCCTCCACATCGTGAACCAGCTCGTGGAGCGGCTGGGGGGCTCGGTCCGCGTCGAAAGCGAGGCGGGGCAGGGAGCCACCTTCACGGTGGAGCTCCCCCGCTACGGTCCCCACGCGGCCCCCGCCGCGGACCCGACCCTGCACGACGGGCTCTAGGCCGGCTTCGGCTCCACCGCGGGGTTGCGGCCGTCCATGGGGGCCTGTGCGTCCGTCTGGTAGTAGTCCCGCACGACGTACTTGCGGGCCACCAGCGCCATGCCCACGCCGGCCACGGCGGCCAGGGCCGCGTAGAAGAAGAACTGCGCGGAGCCCGTGAAGACGTTGAGCGCCGCGGCGATGGCCACCGCCACGTTCGCCAGCGTGTTCGTCACCAGCCACACGCTCTGGATGGTGCCCTTCATCTCCCGGGGCGCCTGCGTGTACGCGAACTCCAGGCCCGTGGTGGACACGAGAATCTCCGCTACCGTCAGCACGATGTACGGCAACAGCTGCCACGCGATGTTCAGCGTCGTCCCGCCCTCCATCGCCACCTGGAAGAAGCCCGCGATGACGAACGACGCGGCGCCGATGATGAGCCCCATGGGCATGCGCCGCAGCGGCGTCAGCTCCCAGCCCGCGCGCTGGAAGGCCGGGTACACCACGGCCGTCAGGAAGGGGATGAGCAGCATCACCAGCATGGGGTTGATGAACTGCATCTGGCTGGGCTGGAACACGATGCCGCCCACGTTCGGGTCCATGGACCGCGCCTGCACCACCCAGGTGGACGCCTTCTGATCGAACAGCATCCAGAAGAAGGGCACGAAGGGCAGCAGCAGCGCGGACACCCGGAACACCGCCTTCACGCCCTCCACCGCCTCCGTCGGGTGCTCCGCCCTGGCCTTGTCCAGCCAGGTGCCGCCCGCCACGTCCTTGCCCCGGAACGCGCTGCCCAGCACCTTGAAGAACGAGTGCGGGTTCGGGCCCGTGGGAGGCACCAGCACGTAGTGCTTGCGGCCCGCCCAGAAGATGACCGTCGCCAGGAACATCAGGATGCCCGGCACACCGAAGGCCACCGCGGGCCCGTAGTTCTTCATCAGCAGCGGGACGAACAGCGACGCGAAGAACGAACCGAAGTTGATGGTCCAGTAGAAGATGGCGAAGACCTTCTTCACCAGGTGCTTGTTCTTCTCCGTGAACTGGTCGCCCACCATCGCGGACACGCACGGCTTGATGCCGCCGCTGCCAATCGCGATGAGCGTCAGGCCCGTGTAGAAGCCCTTCGCGCTGTCCTCGAAGAGCGCCAGGCACGCGTGCCCCGCGCAGTACACGAGGCTCAGCACGAAGATGGTGTGGAACTTCCCGAAGAAGCGGTCCGCCAGGTAGCCGCCAATGAGCGGGAAGAAGTACACCCCCGCCATGAACAGGTGCATCAGGCTCTTGGCCTGCGCCTCCCGCAGCCCTGTCTCCGGCACCTGCGTGCGCAAGAGGTAGTCGATGAAGAACACCGTGAGGATGTTCCGCATCCCGTAGAAGCTGAAGCGCTCACAGGCCTCGTTCCCGATGATGTAGGGAATCTGGGGCGGGAAGCGCTGGGTGGTGGGGGCGGTCGAGGTCTCGGCCATGCCCCCACCCTACCGCAGGAGTGCGTATGGGTCGCGCGACTCAGCCCGCGGCGTCGAACGCGCCCAGCACGGCCGCCACGTTGTGGCCGATGTCCTCCACCGCGTAGCCGCCCTCCTGGACCAGCACCGTGGGGAGCCCCAGCCCGGCCAACTGCCCTCCCAGCAGCGGGAAGTGCTCCTTGCGCAGCTTGAACGCGCTGATGGGGTCGCCTTCGTAGGTGTCCACGCCCAGCGACACCACCAGTGCGTCCGCCCCGAAGGCCAGGATGGCCTCCCGCGCCGTGGCCAGCGCGGCGGAGTACCCCGCCCAGTCCGTGCCGCGCTGCAGCGGAAGGTTCAGCGTGTAGCCCTCGCCCCGGCCCGCGCCGCGCTCGTCGGCATACCCGAGGAAGTAGGGGTACTCGGTGTCCGGCGTGCCGTGGATGGAGATGAACAGCACGTCGTCGCGCTCCCAGAAGATCTCCTGGGTGCCGTTGCCATGGTGGTAGTCCACGTCCAGCAGCGCGACCCGCGCCTTGCCCGCGTCGCGAAGGCCCTGGGCCGCCAGCGCCGCGTTGTTGAGGAAGCAGTAGCCGCCATAGGTCCCGCGCGCGGCATGGTGCCCTGGCGGCCGGCACAGCGCGTAGGCCGCCCGCGAGCCCTCGGTCACGAGCGCCGCGGCGGTCATCGCGCAGTGCGCCGAGGCCAGCGCCGCCTCCCAGGTGCCCGGCACGATGGGCGTCCCGGCGTCGAACGCGTAATAGCCCATCGCGCCGTGGATGCCGGAAGGCACGCGGTCCCGCCGCAGGCCCCGCGCCGGGAAGCCGCTCGGCAGCATGGAGCCGTCGCGCCCCTCCGCCCGCCAGCGCGGATAGGCCGTGCGCAGGAACTCGATGAAGTCCGCGTCGTGGATTTTTAGAAGGCGCTCCATCGGGAAGTCGCGCGGCGGCAGCCAGGTGTGACTGCCCGCCGCCCGCAGTGCCTGTTCGATGAAGTCCACCCGCGCGGGGCACTCGTAGCAGGGCACCAGCTGCCCGCGATGAAGCTCCACCCCGCCGTCATGTCCTGCGTGCAGGGCACTGTGCACCACGTCCATCGAGCCTTCCTCCCGTTCGCGAACTGGGGGACAGCGTAGGCAGGACACCAGGAGTTCGGGGGCCTGGAAGTCCTCCGCACGCGGGCCCCACGGAGCGCGAAGGCCAGCCGCGACGGTGCGCCCGAGCGGAGACCCAGGTGGATCCACGGGCAGGGCGCGCCCGCCGGGACCGACGTCGCCCAACTGGTCCGACAGTCGGACCAGTTCGCATCGCCCGGCGCCGGAGGGTGGGTCCCCCAGTTCGTCCCGTCCATGTCAGACCCGTCTGGTTGGATGGGCGAAGCATCGGCGAGAAGGGCGGCGGAGATGGTGAGGGTGGGGCTGGTGGCGTATGTGGAGCATCAGATTGAGCAGGACATCGCGCTGGGACGGCTGCCGAGGAACGGGCGGCTGGCCTCGGAGCGGGTGATGGCGCACTGGTATGGCGTGTGCCGGGGCACGGTGCGCGAGGCCCTGCGGCGGCTGGCGGCACGGGGCCTGGTGGTGCAGCACCCCGGGCGCCAGGCGCGAGCGGTAGCCCTGGATGAATCGCTGACGCTGGAGAACCTGGGTCTGGCGCTGCATGCCGCGCGCTCCGAGGAGGGCCGACGGCTGCTGGAGGGCTTCTTCAGCCTCAAGCGGCAGGTGCTGGTGGAGCTCCTGGCCGACTGCTGCGCGAATGCCTCCGAGTCGGAGGTGAGCCGGTTGGAGTCCGTCTGCTACGCGCTCTGGGACGCGGCGCGCTGGCACCCCGGAGAGCGCTGCGCCCAGTTGGAGTTCGAGTTGCTGCGGCTGGCGGCCCAGGTGGCTGCGCGTCCCGGGCACCTGCTCCTCATCCAATCGCTGCAACGGGCCTTCAGGGGCATTGGGGCCCGGCTGCTGCCCTTCATGGGCGGCGAAGCCCTGGCCCAGTGGGCCCGGGGCGCGATGCATGCCCTGGACGAGCGCGACATGCAGGCGCTCCAGCACCAGCTGCCGACGCTGATGAAGGCGTGCGATGACGGCGTGCTCAACCGGTTTGCGCCAGTCCCCCACCAGGCGGGGCCTCTTGAGGCACCCCCCCTTGTCGAGGAGCGTGACCTCGGAACCCTCGCACCCGCCGCCGAGCCCACCGAAGCTCAGCTGCTTTCATCCGTTCCGGAGAGTCATCCCCGCGAACCCGGTGATGACTGCGTGCGGGCGGCGGGCCTCAACACGCCCGAATCCCAGGACCCGCCTCCAGCCACGACCGGGCTGGAGGGTTACTCGCTTCTGGCGCCTTCCTTGCCTTCGACCCGGGAGCCACCTGATTCGTGAGGCTCAGGCCGCGTCCACGCGCTTGCCGATGCGGGCCCGGCGCGCCTTGCCCAGCACGTGCTTGAGGTAGCGGCCGGTGTGGCTGGCCTCCACCTTCGCCACGTCCTCCGGCGTGCCGGTGGCCAGGATGTTGCCGCCCCCCGAGCCACCTTCCGGCCCCAGGTCGATGAGCCAGTCCGCGCTCTTGATGACGTCCAGGTTGTGCTCGATGACGAGCACGCTGTTGCCCGCCTCCACCAGCCGGTTGAGCACGGACAACAGCTTGCGGATGTCCTCGAAGTGCAGGCCCGTGGTGGGCTCGTCCAGGATGTAGAGCGTGCGGCCGGTGGCCACGCGCGCCAGCTCGCGCGCCAGCTTGATGCGCTGTGCTTCACCGCCGGACAGGGTGGGGGAGGGCTGGCCCAGCCGCAGGTAGCCCAGGCCCACGTCGGTGAGCGTCGTCAGCACGCGCATGATGTCCTTGTGCGCGCCGAAGTGGTCCACCGCCTCGCGCACGCTCAGGTCCAGCGTCTCCGCGATGTTCTTGCCCTTGTAGCGCACGCGCAGTGTCGCTTCGTTGAAGCGCTTGCCGTTGCACACCTCGCAGGGGACGTAGACGTCCGCCAGGAAGTGCATCTCCACCAGCTTCACGCCGTCGCCCTCGCACGCCTCGCAGCGGCCGCCCTTGATGTTGAAGCTGAAGCGCCCCGGGCCGTAGCCGAACGTGCGCGCCTCCGGCGTCATCGCGAAGACTTCACGGATGGCGTCGAACACCTTGGTGTACGTGGCCGGGTTGCTGCGCGGCGTGCGGCCAATGGGCCGCTGGTCGATGTCGATGACCTTGTCCAGGTGCTCCAGGCCCTTGATGGACTTGTGCTTGCCCATGGGCTCGCGGCTCTCGTAGAGCGCTCGCGCCAGGGCCGGGTACAGAATCTCGTTGATGAGCGTGGACTTGCCCGCGCCGGACACGCCCGTGACGGCCGTGAAGATGCCCAGCGGGATGTCCGCGTCCACGTTCTTCAGGTTGTTCTCCGTCGCGCCCAGGATGGAGATCTGGTGCTTGGGATTCACCGGGCGGCGCGTCTCCGGAATCTCGATCTCCTGGCGTCCGGACAGGTACGCGCCGGTGAGGCTCTTCTCATCCGCCATCACCTGCTTGGGCGTGCCCTGGGACACCACCTGCCCGCCCAGCTCGCCCGCGCCGGGGCCGAAGTCCACCAGGTAGTCCGCCTCCTCCATCGTCTCCTCGTCGTGCTCCACGACGATAACGGAGTTGCCCAGGTCGCGCAGGCGCTTGAGCGTGGTCAGCAGCTTGCCGTTGTCGCGCTGGTGCAGGCCGATGGAGGGCTCATCCAGGATGTAGATGACGCCCGTCAGCTCGCTGCCCATCTGCGACGCCAGCCGGATGCGCTGGCTCTCACCGCCGGACAGCGTGGACGCGGTGCGGTCCAGGGTGAGGTAGCCCAGGCCCACGTCCACCAGGAAGGACAGGCGGCTGCGGATCTCCTTGAGCAGCTCCTGGGCGATCTTCTCCTCCTGCGCGCTCAGCCCCAGCTGCGTCAGGAAGGTGCGCGCCTCCGTGATGGTCATGCGGCTGAGGTCCACCAGCGTGCGCTGGTGCACCTTCACCGCGCGGCTCTCCGGGCGCAGGCGCTCGCCCTTGCAGGACGGGCAGGGCTTGTCGCTGAAGTACTTCTGGAGCTCCGCCTTGCGCGCCTCCGACGTGGTCGTCTTGAAGTTGCGCATGGTGCGGGCGAGCAGGCCCTCCCACTCCATGTTGTACTGGCCGTTGTCGCCCCACTGGACGGTGAAGGACTTGCCCTTCACGCCGTTCATCAGGACGTCCTTCTCCCGCTTGGACAGCTTCGCGTACGGGACGTCCAGGTCGATCTTGAACGCGCCCGCCAGGCTCTCCACGAAGTCCGCCGTCCAGCCCTCGCCGCGGTTCATGCCGCTGGCCCACGGCTCAATCGCGCCGTCGCGGATGCTGCGGCTCTGGTCCGGCACCAGCAGGTCCGCGTCCATCTCCGGCCGGGTACCCAGGCCGTTGCAGTCCGTGCACATGCCCAGCGGGTTGTTGAAGGAGAACGACGCGGGCGTGAGGTCGCCGAAGGACAGGCCGCACGCGGGGCATGCGTTCAGCTCGCTCATCACGCGGTCGGACGCGAGCGTGCCCTTCTCATCCGTGATGATGAGCGTGCCCTTGCCCTCGCGCAGCGCGGTCTCCACGGAGTCCGTCAGGCGCGTGCGCAGGTCCGGCTTCAACACCAGACGGTCGATGACGAGCGCGATGTCGTGCTTGGACTTCTTGTCCAGCTCGATGCGCTCCTCCAATTCGCGCACCTTGCCGTCCACGCGCGCGCGGGAGAAGCCTCGCTTCTGCGCCTCCGCCAGCAGGTCCTTGTGCTCACCCTTGCGGTTCGTGACGATGGGCGCCAGCACCTGGAGCTTGGTGCCCGCGGGCAGCTTCATGATCTCATCGACAATCTGCTGCGCGCTCTGCTTGCCCACCTTGCGGCCGCAGTTGGGGCAGTGCTGCACGCCGATGGAGGCGTAGAGCACGCGCAGGTAGTCGTGCACCTCCGTGACGGTGCCCACCGTGGAGCGGGGGTTGTTGCTGGCCGCCTTCTGCTCGATGGAGATGGTGGGCGACAGGCCGCGCAGCGTGTCGTAGCGGGGCTTCTCCATCTGCCCCAGGAACTGGCGCGCGTAGGAGGACAGGCTCTCCACGTAGCGGCGCTGGCCCTCGGCGTAGAGCGTGTCGAACGCGAGCGAGCTCTTGCCGGAGCCCGACACGCCGGTGAACACCACGAGCTTCTTCTTCGGGATGTCCAGGGAGACGGTCTTGAGGTTGTGCTCCCTGGCACCACGGATGGAAATGACGTCGGGCTCGGACATGGGGGCGCGCTTTATCACTGAAAGGGTGTTCCGGTGCACGCAAAGGCGCACGCCCGGAGCGGTTCTGGAGGAACACCCGGCACGCCCGCCCGCATCCCCCGGCCGGACGGGCACGCGGCCGTCCTGCGCGCTCCACTCATACCCCCTGGAAGTCGCACGGCCCCCGAGGGTGAGAGGTCGGTGTGGCATCCACCGTTTTAGAAGCTTTTGCAGTCGCTTCCACGAAACGTGGAATCTCCTGATTTACCAGTTAAAGCCCGTGCCCCAGCGTGGGCGCCCGTTTGCCGTGTTGGCGGCGTGACGGCGCCTTGTTGGGACGTCCAGGCACCAGGGTTGCACCATTCCACGCCGACCGGATCCACGTGCAGGGCTGTGTGGGGGGACACCGGTGCCGTGTGTAGGAAGGACGGGACTCTGTATGCGTGGACTCCGATGGCTGGTGTTGGCGGTGGTGGTGGCGGCGGGGACGGCGTGTGAGCGGCCCACTTCACAGCAGGCACGCACGGGCTTCGCCGCGCGGCCGGAGCTCCTGGAGTTCGGCCCTGCCGCCGTGGGCCGCACCAAGGCGATGAAGCTGCGCCTGGCGAACCAGGGGCGCGCGTCGTACCGCGTGGAGGGGGCGCGCTCGTCGCTGCCCAACGTGAGCATCCCCGCCTTCGAGCCCTTCACGCTGACGGCCGGCGCCGAGCACGAGATTGAAGTGCGCTTCACGCCCGACGTGGAGGGCGCGGTGCAGGGGCAGCTGGAGGTCATCACGGATGCCTCCGGCGGCGCGGCGGCGCAGGTGCCCGTCAGCGGGCGCGGCGTGAAGGCGCTGGTGGAGGTGCCGGAGACGGCGCTCGACTTCGGCAACGTGAACCTGGGGCTGGTGGAGATGCGCGAGGTGACGGTGCGCAACCCCTCCGACGTGGAGAGCCCGCTGGTGCTGTCGGTGGAGGGGGCGGACGCGGATCAGTTCTCCGCGGGGGCGGGGCTGCCGTCCTCGCTGGCGCCGCATGAGACGCGCAAGGTGCCGGTGGCCTTCAGCCCGGTGCGGCTGGGCAACGCGGACGCGGCGCTGCACGTGGCCGTCTGTGACGGCTGCGAGCCCGCGGTGGTGACGCTGACGGGGATGGGCGTGGCCAGCGCGCTGGAGGTGACGCCGCTGCGCGTGGACTTCGGCCGCGTCGCGGTGGGCGCCACCGCCGAGGAGCGCATCACCGTGCGCAACCAGGGCAACGAACCGCTCAGCTACAAGGGCGCGTCGCTCTTGGAGGACCCCTCCGGCGTGTTCAAGGTGGTGAGCGCGCCCGCGCTGCCCAATGACATGCTGCCGCCGGGCGCGGTGGTGGAGCTGCGCGTGGCCTTCACACCGGTGGCGTCCGGGCGGGTGCGCGACGGCCGCGTGGAGGTGTCCGTGCGCAAGCCGAAGACGACGTCGCCCGGCCCCAAGGTGACGCTGTCGGGCGAGGGCGGCGCGTCCTGCGTGGAGGTGCGGCCCGAGCACCTGGCCTTCGGGCCGGTGGCCTTCGGGATGACGGCCACGCGCGACGTCACCCTCTACAACCACTGCCGCGAGGAGACGTCCGTCACGGGCCTGCACCTCACCACGCAGGCGGGCGGCTACTTCACGCTCGCGCAGCCACCGTCGAGCCAGCCGGTGGCGCCCGGGGGCACGCTGAAGGTGGGCGTCACCTTCAGTCCCCGGGCGGGCGTGGGCAGCGTGAGCAGTGGGCAGCTGGCCGTCACCTCCACCCAGCGCACCTCCAGCGCCACGGACGCCGTGAAGCTGTCGGGCGAGGGCCGCGCCTTCGCGCCTTGCGAGTACTCGCTGCCCTCGGTGCTGGACTTCGGCCAGGTGCCGGTGGGCTCGGAGGTGGCGCTGGGCGTCACGCTGCGCAACACCGGCAACGAGGCGTGCTTCCTGTCGGCGCTCCAGCTGGCGTCGGGGTCGGATCCGGCCTTCCGCGCGGCGACGCTGGCCAACAGCGTGCTGGAGCCCGGCAAGAAGGTGACGCTCGTCGTGCGCTTCCAGCCGTCCTCGGAAGGGGAGTTCCAGGGGCTCGCGGAGGGCTGGGTGAGCCACCCCACGCGCGGCCACCCGCTGGTGAACCTGGTGGG
This window encodes:
- a CDS encoding choice-of-anchor D domain-containing protein, coding for MRGLRWLVLAVVVAAGTACERPTSQQARTGFAARPELLEFGPAAVGRTKAMKLRLANQGRASYRVEGARSSLPNVSIPAFEPFTLTAGAEHEIEVRFTPDVEGAVQGQLEVITDASGGAAAQVPVSGRGVKALVEVPETALDFGNVNLGLVEMREVTVRNPSDVESPLVLSVEGADADQFSAGAGLPSSLAPHETRKVPVAFSPVRLGNADAALHVAVCDGCEPAVVTLTGMGVASALEVTPLRVDFGRVAVGATAEERITVRNQGNEPLSYKGASLLEDPSGVFKVVSAPALPNDMLPPGAVVELRVAFTPVASGRVRDGRVEVSVRKPKTTSPGPKVTLSGEGGASCVEVRPEHLAFGPVAFGMTATRDVTLYNHCREETSVTGLHLTTQAGGYFTLAQPPSSQPVAPGGTLKVGVTFSPRAGVGSVSSGQLAVTSTQRTSSATDAVKLSGEGRAFAPCEYSLPSVLDFGQVPVGSEVALGVTLRNTGNEACFLSALQLASGSDPAFRAATLANSVLEPGKKVTLVVRFQPSSEGEFQGLAEGWVSHPTRGHPLVNLVGRGVQGCFSVQPTTVDFGVNRLACGPRTREFMAYNDCPGDVKVAGMTLQQPGQEFAVSGALPATIPAGGRVKLTAKYSPVEEGEDAATVRFTLKDGGVYNAGLVGRGLDKTDQTDRFVQEAEARVDVLFVIDNSGSMMEEQQSLGENFAAFLSAATAAQVDYRIGVTTTGLDPSPGGWSECPGGALGGENGRLFPVDGSSPRIITPETPNAAGVFAINTHVGVCHWNEQGLDAAYRALSDPLLYNLDDPRTPDANDGNGGFLREDAKLAIIVLSDEEDFSAQPVPWYETYLLALKGNDPTKVSFNAVVGPEDLSTCTTSSSSGSRYMELAHKLNGVVDSICTPNWAASLEKLSESAFGPNRAFPLSELPVDPGAITVRVDGVPVTDGWDYDARANAVVFERARAPAPGAVVEVTYPLGCP